TTATCATTTCTTTAACCAAAATATACCAATCGCAGGTATCGCAGGTGACCAACAAGCAGCGTTATTTGGACAAGCTTGCTTCGGTGAAGGTATGGCGAAGAATACATACGGAACTGGTTGCTTCATGTTAATGAATACAGGTGAAAAAGCAGTTGCGTCTGAGCATGGCCTATTAACAACAATTGCATGGGGTTTAAATGGTAAAGTTGAATATGCATTAGAAGGAAGTATTTTCGTAGCAGGTTCTGCAATCCAGTGGTTACGTGACGGCATGCGTATGTTTAAAGATGCAAGTGAGAGCGAAGAATACGCATCTCGCGTTGAATCAACAGATGGCGTTTACGTTGTTCCAGCATTCGTAGGGCTTGGAACACCATATTGGGATAGTGAAGTACGCGGAGCGGTATTTGGCGTAACACGCGGAACAACGAAAGAACACTTTATCCGTGCAACGCTAGAATCATTAGCATATCAAACAAAAGATGTATTATGTGCTATGGAAGCAGATTCAGGTATTGAACTGAAAACATTACGCGTTGATGGAGGAGCAGTTAAGAATAACTTCTTAATGCAATTCCAAAGTGATATGTTAGATGTTCCAGTAGAGCGTCCAGAAGTGAATGAAACAACGGCTTTAGGTGCAGCATATTTAGCAGGTCTTGCAGTTGGATATTGGGAAAACCAAGACGAAATTAAGGCGCAGTGGAATATGGACAAGCGCTTTGCACCAGCAATGGAAGCGGAAACAAGTGAAGAGCTATATGCTGGTTGGAAAAAAGCAATTGAAGCAACAAAAGCTTTTAAATAATTATAAACAGTGTTATAATGATGATAAGTTAATAATTCGGTAGGAGATTTGGAGAGACCACAACACGCTATAGAAGCGAATTCTATAGCGGAGTTTGTGGTCTCTTTTTTCGTTATCAAAGGGAGGAATTACCATGAAATTTTCAAGTAAACAACGTAAAGACGTATTAAATGGAGTAAATAAACAAGAGTTAGATGTGATCGTAATTGGTGGAGGTATTACTGGTTCTGGTATTGCATTAGATGGAGCAACACGCGGTTTATCAACAATTGTGTTTGAAATGCAAGACTTTGCAGCAGGTACATCAAGTCGTTCAACGAAGCTTGTACACGGTGGTTTACGTTATTTGAAACAACTTGAAGTGAAAATGGTAGCAGAAGTTGGGAAAGAGCGTGCGATCGTATATGAGAACGGTCCCCATGTAACAACACCAGAGTGGATGTTACTTCCGTTCCATAAAGGCGGTACATTTGGTTCATTCAGTACATCAATCGGTCTTCGTGTATACGACTTCCTAGCGGGTGTAAAACGCAGCGAACGTAGAAAAATGTTTAGCCGCGAAGAAACAATGAAAAAAGAACCGCTTGTAAAACAAGAAGGCTTAAAGGGCGGCGGTTATTACGTAGAGTATCGTACAGATGATGCTCGTTTAACAATCGAAGTTATGAAAGAAGCAATTGAACATGGTGCAAAAGCAGTCAACTATGCAAAAGTAGACGGTTTCTTATATAAAGATGGAAAAGTATGTGGTGTACGTGTCGTCGATTTATTAGATGGAGAAGTGTATGAAGTATACGGTAAGAAAATTGTAAACGCAGCTGGACCTTGGGTAGATACATTACGTGAAAAAGATAATTCAAAAAGAGGAAAAGTATTGCAGTTATCTAAAGGTGTTCACTTAGTAATCGATCAAAAACGTTTCCCACTAGGGCAAGCGATCTACTTTGATACACCAGACAAGCGTATGGTCTTCGCAATTCCACGTGGCGGGAAAACATATGTAGGTACAACTGATACGTTCTATGATAAAGACGCAGCAGTACCACAAATGACAACAGAAGATCGCACATATATCATTAATGCGATTAACTATATGTTCCCAACTGTGAAGATTACAGAAAAAGATATTGAATCAAGTTGGGCTGGTGTTCGCCCATTAATTTATGAAGAAGGTAAGAGTGCATCTGAAATTTCTCGTAAAGATGAAATTTGGACTTCTGAATCTGGTTTAATCACAATTGCGGGCGGAAAATTAACAGGATATCGTAAGATGGCTGAAATGGTAGTAGATTATGTAACGTCATTATTACAAAAAGAAGGACATAGTGCGTATCCGAAAAGTGAAACGAAGCATATGCCAATCTCTGGTGGACATGTAAGTGGATCAAAACAATTCCCAACATTCGTTGCGAAAAAAGCACAAGAGGGAACAAAATATGGTTTAACAGCAAAGCAAGCAGAAGAGTTTGCGAAATTCTATGGATCTAACGTAGATATTCTCTTTAACTTAGCAAAACAACATAAAGCAGAAGCAAAAGAATATAACATGCCGTTAGACGTGCTTGTACCGCTTGTATACGCGATGGATTATGAAATGACAGCAAAACCTGTTGACTTCTTCGTACGCCGCAGAGGGGCTGTATTCTTCAACATTCACTGGGTATATGATTGGAAAGAAGCAGTAATTGCATATATGGCAGCAAAATTAGGTTGGAGCAAAGAAGAACAAATGAAATACACAGCTGAATTAGAGAAAGCATTAACGGACGCTGTAGTGCCTGTAGATCAGCAAGAACAAGCAGCTGCATTAGCATAAAAATAAATACACCTTTTTCCGAACGAAACCCCGAATTGTCCACAATTCGGGGTTTTTTAACAGAATGTTGGGAAACGGGAACTGGACGGCTCCTGTTTTTGTTTTTATTTATCGCAAAGTCGATATCCTTTGTCGAAACGCCGATATATTTGGATTTGCGCCTATAAAATTTCATTTACTAATTTCTGCTAACCCATTCTGTTACTTCTTCTACAACAAATTCTCCTGTCTCTTCAACGGCCTAATAAAAAAANNNNNNNNNNNNNNNNNNNNNNNNNNNNNNNNNNNNNNNNNNNNNNNNNNNNNNNNNNNNNNNNNNNNNNNNNNNNNNNNNNNNNNNNNNNNNNNNNNNNTTTTTATTATTTCTTCTCTTTTTCAGCTTTTGGAGTCTCAAAGGTATCTTTTAAATCTTTATCTTCAACCTTCACATCAGCTTTTTTAAGTTCTTTGTCTTGAAGCTCAGCCATGAATTGAGGATCTTGTTTTTTCTTCTCAACTAGGCCTTTTTTAATGTTTGCTTTTTCTTCTTCAAATGATTTTTGTTCTTTAATATCAGTTACTTTGATGATATGGTAACCGAATTGTGATTTCACAGGCTCACTTACTTCATCTTTTTTCAATTTATATGCAGCATCTGAAAATTCTTTTACCATTTTACCAGGTCCGAAGTAGCCTAAGTCGCCGCCTTTTTCAGCAGAACCTTTATCTTCTGAGTATTGTTTTGCTAATTCTTCAAAAGATTTACCTTGTCCAAGTTCTTCTTTTACTTTTTTCGCAGTTGCTTCATCTTTTACAAGGATGTGACTTGCTTTAATTTCAGGTTTATAATTCTCTTTTAATTCTTTGTCAGTGATACTGCTTTCAATAGCTTTGTCCATCGCTAATTCAGCACGAACGCTTTCTTTAAATGAGTCTTTTGTAAAGCCTTGTTGTTTTAAAGCTGCGTCAAATTGATCGCCAAGTTGCTTTTTGTATTCATCATATTTTTTGTCAACTTCTTTATCGTCGACTGTATGGTTTTTAAGAAGTACTTTCTCAAGTACCATACCACGTAAAATTTGTTTACCAGCTCTGTCTTTCATTTGTTTGTAAAGGTCTTCTTTTGAAATGTCACCAGCTTTAGATGTAACAATTTTGTCAGATGATCCACATGCTGATAAAGCAATCAAACTTGTTGCTGCTAAGGCAAGCATAGCTTTCTTCATTCAATAAACACTCCTACTATTATGTATTTTTAATTTATCCCGCACAAATGGAGAGCGTCCTCATTTCAGATGATGCTTGTCCAAAAGAGCCCGATTAAGTCTCACTGGTTTCGCCTTCTTATAAAGTTAAAAGCCTGCTTAACAGGGCTTACCGAGGCTGAGGATAAAATTTAGCTGAAGGTAATTTTATTCTATAGTATAAGCAATATGTACAAAATTTAATATATCACATTTCGACGTCTTTTCCTATTGATAAAGAAAAATTACCTATTTGTTTATAAAGATTGTCAGATTGGGAATGAGTACCAATTTGGGCGGATGTGCATATATAGGAAAGAGGAGAGGGGATGGGTGAATGAATTCATCACTTATTTTATTGGTTGTACTGTTTATTTTATTAGTCATTATAGGTATAATTTGCTTATAGAGGAAAAAATGAGGAAGGGGCTTTCCTTCCTCACTTTGCATGAAATATAATTTCTATATAACTAGAAATTAATAGAATGGTAATACATACATTAATAACCCGAAAAGCGCTCGTTTGTCGGCTCTCGGATAGTTGTTTCCGCACACACAGTGTATGTGTCAGGAAATTCGTGTAGAATAGAACAATAAGTGCAAATGTGACAAAAACAATTTCTATAAGAGTCACGAGGAGATACCTCCTTTTGGCCAAAATACATATACTTTTATATATTGTATCATACGATATTTTGTTCGTGTTATAAAATTCAGAAATAGAAGACCTTGTGTTAGAAAGTGAGGGGAAAAATGGACGTTGTAAAACGACTAGAGCAAGCTGAATATTATGTAGAACTTCTTTTCCAAATGATCGATGAAGATAAGTGTCCATTTTATTCTTTAATTATAAAGAAAAAAGCTCGTAAAAAAGATATTGAACGTATACTGAATCTTTGTGAACAATTGAACGAACAATACATAGTAGAAAAACAAGAAGGCTTACTTTTGTTTGATGCTCTTTTGGATCAGTTTGAAAAAGCGCTTCCACATCAGCTCGAAGTAAACGAGACTGCGGAAGCGCTACATAGACAGGGCTTATTTCAGCCAATTATGCAAGAATTTTTACGCATGACAGCGAAAAAATAATCAATATTATTTTTTAATTAATTTTTTATCGTGTTCCGTAAAATTTTCCTCAATATTTTCTAGTGATTTCTCAAAAATATCGATAAAATCTTGTCCATAAATATTTCTTAAAATCGCGATTAACTCGATATTTTCTGGGAACTTACCATAAAAATTGCGAAGTGCAAGAGCGCCATTAAAGACCGAATTATTTTCAGGGTCATACTCCTCCATTAATTGCAGCAGCAATGTTTCCCCTTTTTCTGTAATTTCAATATACGTATTTCGTTTATCATCTTCTTTTTTTGAAAATACAAGATAGCCGCGCTCTTCAAGTTTTTTGGAAAAGTTAAATGCAGTTGATACATGCATAACGCCAAACTTTGCAATCTCAGAAATAGAAGCCCCTTTTAAATGATAAGCAATGGATAAAATATGATGTTCGTTAATGTTTAAATCATATGGTTTAATCCACTGTTGCCAATCTTTTTCTACGCATTTCCATAATGCCTTCGATAATTGAGCAATGCGTTGACTGAAAATCATGGCTTCTTTTACCGAATAATCTTTTTCTCCACTTTTCATTTACTCACCCACTTTTACATTCTTATTCATTAGTATCTATTATGCCAGTAAAATAAAAATTAATAAAGTCTTTTTGTGAGAATTGTGAAAATTTTTAGGAAAAATTATATTCTTGTACAAATCATGCATAACTGTGGAAGCGTTTTAGGTGTCATAACTATATGTGTTATCTTCACGTAATAGAGGATAACATATATTGTAAATGCATAAAAACACGACATATCTATGTGATATGTCGCGGGAAGAGAAATAGTCATAAAAAATATTTGTTATATGCAAAAACTAAGAATGAAACATTGTTTACGCTTTTTCTGGAACTGCTTGTTGCAGTTTTTCAATTGATTTTTGAATGTCTAAAATCTCTTGTTCAATATGAAGCTTGTTTTGGGAAATATCTTGTTTCCATGTGGAAAGCGTATCCTGCATATCGTCTTTCAATTCTTGAAAAACTTCTTTACCTTCTGAAGCTGTTTCAACAATTTGACGTTTTAATAATTTTGTATCAGCAGTAATATCAGCCAGCGTTTTTTTTATATCATTTCCTTTTTCTTTTAGTTTACTCCGCATATCTTTACCAGAAGAAGGAGTAGAAAAAAGAACGGCTAGTCCAGCGACAGCTCCGCCAAAAATGATACCTGTTACAAAGGATTTAGCTTTTGACATAAAAGGAAACCTCCTTATTTTTTGTTGGTATTCATGATGTATAAAACAATGCATATGCTTAAGACAAGGGGGGAGAAAAGTGAAACTTGTGACAACAATTTGTTTTATCGTAAGTCTTTTCTTTCTTGTACGTGCTATGCATTTATTGTTATTTATAAAGCAAAAAAGATCGTATCCTCCAGCATTTTGGGCTAAGAAACAAGCCATGCAGTACATTTCTTTTGGAGGAATAGGCTTGTTATGTACAATCGTATTTTATATGTTTCTATAGTACGGTTTACAATTCGTACAAAATAGAGAGAATTCTTACCCTTATTTTACACTATTTGCAATGGTACTTGCGATGTTTTGTAAATTTTCCGTCGTATATTCATTTTGGTGTGATTTCCAAACAGCGCCAAAACCATCGTTTTCACCGTAGCGTGGAATTAAATGAAGGTGGAAGTGGAATACAGTTTGTCCAGCCTTCTCACCGTTGTTATTCAAAAGGTTAAAGCCGACTGGGTTAAATTCAGATTTAATCGCATTTGAGATTTTAGGAACGACAGAAAAAATATGTGATGCGATTTCTGGCGTTAAAGCAAAAATATCTTGTTTATGTACCTTTGGAATGACAAGTGTATGTCCTTTTGTCACTTGGCTAATATCTAAAAATGCAAGCACATGTTCATCTTCATATACTTTTGAGCAAGGGATTTGTCCTTCAATGATTTTACAAAAAATACAATTATCGGCTGTGTGATTCATTATTCTCATCCTTTCAAGTAGTCTTAGCCGTATTTTACCATACTTACATAGGAGAACAAACACGAAAAACAGGAAGCTGACTCAGCTTCCTGCTTTCTGAAGAGGGATTGAAAAAGCATTTAATATAATCTACCGTTCGCAGACACCTCATTTATTTAGGAAATATGTGACAATTCGGCTCGTATTCTGCCTTAGACACCCCATTTACAATGAAATGATAATCCTTTATGAAATGAACTTGTTTATTTTATAAAACAGTATATACTCTCCTCGAGACACCCCGTTTCTAAAATAAAACAAACTATCTGGTTTCGTGTAAATTTTCTTTGTCCATTATGGACACCCCATTTCATGATGATTTCGCTAGGCTATGTTCATCAACTTGGTGGTTGCTTTTTCAATGTGTTCCTTCTTCACTAATTATGATGTCCCGTTTTGCAGAGGATATGTAAAGAAATTATTTTTTTTTTTTTGAAGAAATTCGATACTATGTAGTATCTTTTGTTTTTTGGTAAGATGAATGTATACATTCTGATGGAATATATGCTTTTGTAAAAACAAATGAATATAACGAAGAAAGTGGTGTCATATGGGACAGTTATTACGTGTGGAAAATGTCACAGGAGGATATACGAAGCGGCCGGTGCTGCAAAACGTTTCATTTTCTGTTAATAAAGGTGAACTTGTTGGTTTAATCGGTTTAAATGGTGCTGGTAAAAGTACAACGATTAAACATATTATCGGTTTAATGGAACCGAAAAAAGGTACGGTAACAATTAACGGAAAAACAATTCGAGAAGATATGACAGCGTATCGATCTAGTTTTTCTTTTATTCCTGAAACACCTGTATTATATGACGAGTTAACATTGGAAGAACATTTAAAGTTAACAGCGATGGCATATGGTATAGATGAGAAGCAATATGAAGAACGCGTCGGGCAATTATTAAAAGAATTTCGAATGACGAATCG
This sequence is a window from Bacillus pseudomycoides DSM 12442. Protein-coding genes within it:
- a CDS encoding DUF1878 family protein, encoding MDVVKRLEQAEYYVELLFQMIDEDKCPFYSLIIKKKARKKDIERILNLCEQLNEQYIVEKQEGLLLFDALLDQFEKALPHQLEVNETAEALHRQGLFQPIMQEFLRMTAKK
- the glpK gene encoding glycerol kinase GlpK; the encoded protein is MKKYILSLDQGTTSSRAILFNKEGKIVHSAQKEFTQHFPKPGWVEHNAQEIWGSILAVIATCLSEADVKPEQIAGIGITNQRETAVVWDKETGKPVYNAIVWQSRQTAEICEELKEKGYSDMVREKTGLLIDAYFSGTKVKWILDNVEGAREKAERGELLFGTIDTWLVWKLSGGKAHVTDYSNASRTLMFNIHDLQWDDELLDMLEVPKSMLPEVRQSSEVYAHTVDYHFFNQNIPIAGIAGDQQAALFGQACFGEGMAKNTYGTGCFMLMNTGEKAVASEHGLLTTIAWGLNGKVEYALEGSIFVAGSAIQWLRDGMRMFKDASESEEYASRVESTDGVYVVPAFVGLGTPYWDSEVRGAVFGVTRGTTKEHFIRATLESLAYQTKDVLCAMEADSGIELKTLRVDGGAVKNNFLMQFQSDMLDVPVERPEVNETTALGAAYLAGLAVGYWENQDEIKAQWNMDKRFAPAMEAETSEELYAGWKKAIEATKAFK
- the glpD gene encoding aerobic glycerol-3-phosphate dehydrogenase, which codes for MKFSSKQRKDVLNGVNKQELDVIVIGGGITGSGIALDGATRGLSTIVFEMQDFAAGTSSRSTKLVHGGLRYLKQLEVKMVAEVGKERAIVYENGPHVTTPEWMLLPFHKGGTFGSFSTSIGLRVYDFLAGVKRSERRKMFSREETMKKEPLVKQEGLKGGGYYVEYRTDDARLTIEVMKEAIEHGAKAVNYAKVDGFLYKDGKVCGVRVVDLLDGEVYEVYGKKIVNAAGPWVDTLREKDNSKRGKVLQLSKGVHLVIDQKRFPLGQAIYFDTPDKRMVFAIPRGGKTYVGTTDTFYDKDAAVPQMTTEDRTYIINAINYMFPTVKITEKDIESSWAGVRPLIYEEGKSASEISRKDEIWTSESGLITIAGGKLTGYRKMAEMVVDYVTSLLQKEGHSAYPKSETKHMPISGGHVSGSKQFPTFVAKKAQEGTKYGLTAKQAEEFAKFYGSNVDILFNLAKQHKAEAKEYNMPLDVLVPLVYAMDYEMTAKPVDFFVRRRGAVFFNIHWVYDWKEAVIAYMAAKLGWSKEEQMKYTAELEKALTDAVVPVDQQEQAAALA
- a CDS encoding HTH-type transcriptional regulator Hpr; this translates as MKSGEKDYSVKEAMIFSQRIAQLSKALWKCVEKDWQQWIKPYDLNINEHHILSIAYHLKGASISEIAKFGVMHVSTAFNFSKKLEERGYLVFSKKEDDKRNTYIEITEKGETLLLQLMEEYDPENNSVFNGALALRNFYGKFPENIELIAILRNIYGQDFIDIFEKSLENIEENFTEHDKKLIKK
- the ecsA gene encoding ABC transporter ATP-binding protein EcsA, whose product is MGQLLRVENVTGGYTKRPVLQNVSFSVNKGELVGLIGLNGAGKSTTIKHIIGLMEPKKGTVTINGKTIREDMTAYRSSFSFIPETPVLYDELTLEEHLKLTAMAYGIDEKQYEERVGQLLKEFRMTNRLKWFPAHFSKGMKQKVMIMSAFLVEPSLYIVDEPFVGLDPLAIQSLLQMMDKMKKSGAGILMSTHILATAERYCDSFIILHQGEIRAKGTLSELQSQFNMPGATLDDIYIALTKEEDYE
- a CDS encoding YjcZ family sporulation protein, translated to MNSSLILLVVLFILLVIIGIICL
- the prsA gene encoding peptidylprolyl isomerase PrsA, coding for MKKAMLALAATSLIALSACGSSDKIVTSKAGDISKEDLYKQMKDRAGKQILRGMVLEKVLLKNHTVDDKEVDKKYDEYKKQLGDQFDAALKQQGFTKDSFKESVRAELAMDKAIESSITDKELKENYKPEIKASHILVKDEATAKKVKEELGQGKSFEELAKQYSEDKGSAEKGGDLGYFGPGKMVKEFSDAAYKLKKDEVSEPVKSQFGYHIIKVTDIKEQKSFEEEKANIKKGLVEKKKQDPQFMAELQDKELKKADVKVEDKDLKDTFETPKAEKEKK
- a CDS encoding HIT family protein, with protein sequence MNHTADNCIFCKIIEGQIPCSKVYEDEHVLAFLDISQVTKGHTLVIPKVHKQDIFALTPEIASHIFSVVPKISNAIKSEFNPVGFNLLNNNGEKAGQTVFHFHLHLIPRYGENDGFGAVWKSHQNEYTTENLQNIASTIANSVK
- a CDS encoding YtxH domain-containing protein → MSKAKSFVTGIIFGGAVAGLAVLFSTPSSGKDMRSKLKEKGNDIKKTLADITADTKLLKRQIVETASEGKEVFQELKDDMQDTLSTWKQDISQNKLHIEQEILDIQKSIEKLQQAVPEKA